A DNA window from Vigna unguiculata cultivar IT97K-499-35 chromosome 10, ASM411807v1, whole genome shotgun sequence contains the following coding sequences:
- the LOC114165862 gene encoding uncharacterized protein LOC114165862 produces the protein MSEEGPPKLYTNKPRKAQLKQFRGQQKSNEYSSPAAMGTHGHAAAPPPPPPPPKVPFVRRYKFVWPILLAVNLGVGAYLFLGNKKKEIGEEEEQDVTPVSTKDTAAPVLEMNVPTPPTTNPVVKREPIPENQQRELLKWILEEKRKIKPKDAEEKQKIDEEKALIKRLIRSKSIPSV, from the exons atgagTGAAGAAGGTCCTCCAAAGCTATATACTAACAAGCCTCGAAAAg CGCAGCTGAAGCAGTTTCGAGGACAACAGAAATCGAACGAGTATTCCTCGCCGGCGGCGATGGGGACCCACGGCCACGCTGCTGCTccaccgccgccgccgccgccgccgaaGGTACCGTTTGTTCGGCGCTATAAATTTGTTTGGCCTATACTCTTGGCTGTGAATCTCGGTGTCGGAG CTTACTTGTTTTTGGGGaataagaagaaagaaattGGTGAAGAGGAGGAACAAGATGTAACTCCTGTCTCAACTAAAGATACTGCTGCTCCTGTTTTGGAGATGAACGTGCCTACACCACCTACTACAAATCCTGTGGTCAAACGAGAACCAATTCCAGAAAATCAACAACGTGAACTCTTGAAATGGATATTGGAAGAGAAGAGGAAGATAAAGCCAAAAGATGCTGAAGAGAAACAAAAGATTGATGAAGAGAAAGCTCTGATTAAAAGGCTTATTCGATCAAAATCCATCCCAAGTGTCTAA
- the LOC114166334 gene encoding 3-epi-6-deoxocathasterone 23-monooxygenase CYP90D1, translating into MDNILIVSVTVFLLCTVILLYRNRLKSKYRNKLPLGTLGWPFIGETLEFVSCAYSDRPESFMDKRRSMYGKVFKSHIFGSPTIVSTDADVNKFILQSDAKVFVPSYPKSLTQLMGESSILLINGSLQRRIHGLIGAFFKSQQLKAQITRDMQKYVTESMSSWKEDSPVYIQDETKKIAFHVLVKALISLDPGEEMELLKKHFQEFISGLMSLPINLPGTKLYQSLQAKKKMVKLVRRIILAKRNSGICRVPKDVVDVLLNDASEKLTDDLIADNIIDMMIPGEDSVPVLMTLATKYLSECPAALQQLTEENMKLKKLQDQVGESLCWSDYLSLPFTQTVITETLRMGNIIIGVMRKALRDFEIKGNLIPKGWCVFANFRSVHLDDRNYECPYQFNPWRWQDKDMSSCNFTPFGGGQRLCPGLDLARLEASIFLHHFVTQFRWHAEADAIVNFPTVRMKRRMPVMVRRVES; encoded by the exons atggACAATATTTTGATTGTGTCTGTGACAGTGTTTCTCTTATGCACTGTGATCCTCCTCTACAGGAACAGGCTCAAatcaaaatatagaaataaactTCCATTAGGAACTCTTGGATGGCCTTTTATCGGTGAAACTCTTGAGTTTGTTTCTTGTGCTTATTCTGATCGCCCTGAGAGCTTCATGGACAAGCGACGCAGCAT GTATGGCAAGGTGTTCAAGTCACACATATTTGGAAGCCCCACAATAGTTTCCACGGATGCTGATGTGAACAAGTTTATACTGCAAAGTGATGCAAAAGTTTTTGTTCCTTCTTATCCCAAGTCTCTTACTCAGTTGATGGGAGAGTCTTCTATTTTGCTCATCAATGGAAGCCTTCAGAGGAGAATACATGGACTCATTGGAGCTTTCTTCAAGTCTCAACAGCTAAAGGCTCAGATCACCAGAGATATGCAAAAGTATGTCACAGAATCAATGTCTAGTTGGAAAGAAGATAGCCCCGTATACATACAAGATGAAACAAAAAAG ATTGCTTTTCATGTACTAGTCAAGGCATTGATTAGTTTGGATCCAGGAGAAGAAATGGAACTTCTGAAGAAACATTTTCAGGAATTTATCTCTGGCCTCATGTCTCTACCAATAAATCTACCAGGAACTAAACTTTATCAATCTTTGCAG GCAAAGAAGAAAATGGTGAAATTAGTGCGGAGAATTATCCTAGCTAAAAGAAATAGTGGCATTTGCAGAGTTCCAAAGGATGTGGTGGATGTGCTTCTGAATGATGCAAGTGAAAAATTGACAGATGATTTAATAGCAgataatattattgatatgaTGATTCCTGGGGAAGATTCAGTGCCAGTTCTTATGACTCTAGCTACAAAATATCTATCAGAATGCCCAGCAGCTTTGCAGCAATTGACG GAGGAAAATATGAAGCTTAAGAAACTTCAAGATCAGGTTGGAGAGTCCTTGTGTTGGAGTGATTACCTATCATTGCCATTTACTCAAACA GTCATCACTGAAACTCTGAGAATGGGAAATATCATAATTGGAGTAATGAGAAAGGCCTTGagagattttgaaataaaaggGAACTTAATACCAAAAGGGTGGTGTGTGTTTGCAAATTTTAGATCAGTTCATCTAGATGACAGAAACTATGAATGTCCATATCAGTTCAATCCATGGAGGTGGCAA GACAAAGATATGAGCAGTTGCAATTTCACTCCTTTTGGAGGGGGACAAAGGCTTTGTCCAGGCCTTGACTTGGCCAGGCTTGAAGCTTCCATCTTTCTACACCACTTTGTCACTCAATTCAG ATGGCATGCTGAAGCAGATGCAATAGTGAACTTTCCCACAGTAAGAATGAAAAGGAGGATGCCTGTGATGGTAAGGAGAGTGGAATCTTAA